The following coding sequences lie in one Delphinus delphis chromosome 9, mDelDel1.2, whole genome shotgun sequence genomic window:
- the LOC132430955 gene encoding platelet glycoprotein 4 — translation MGCDRNCGLIAGAVIGAALAVFGGILMPVGDMLIEKTIKKETVLEEGTIAFKNWVKTGTTVYRQFWIFDVQNPEEVAVNSSKIKVKQRGPYTYRVRYLAKENITHDSETHTVSFLQPNGAIFEPSLSVGTENDTFTVLNLAVAAAPHLYPNVFIQGVLNSLIKKSKSSMFQKRTLKELLWGYKDPFLSLVPYPIPTTVGVFYPYNNTADGVYKVFSGKDDISKVAIIDTYKGKKNLSYWPSYCDMINGTDAASFPPFIEKTQVLQFFSSDICRSIYAVFGAEINLKGIPVYRFSLPSLAFASPVLNPDNHCFCTEKIISKNCTSYGVLDIGKCKDGKPVYISLPHFLYASPDISQPIEGLSPNEEEHSTYLDVEPITGFTLRFAKRLQINILVKPARKIEALKGLKQNYFVPILWLNETGTIGDEKAEMFRNQVTGKINLLGLVEITLLSVGVVMFIFFMISYCACRSKRVN, via the exons ATGGGCTGCGATCGAAACTGTGGGCTCATCGCTGGTGCTGTCATTGGTGCAGCCCTGGCTGTGTTTGGAGGTATTCTAATGCCAGTTGGAGACATGCTTATTGAGAAGACAATTAAAAAG gaAACTGTCCTTGAGGAAGGtacaattgcttttaaaaattgggttaaaACAGGCACCACAGTTTACAGACAGTTTTGGATCTTTGATGTGCAGAATCCAGAGGAGGTGGCAGTGAACAGCAGCAAAATTAAAGTTAAGCAAAGAGGTCCTTACACGTACAG agttcGTTATCTAGCCAAGGAAAATATAACCCATGACTCTGAGACCCACACGGTCTCTTTCCTACAGCCCAACGGTGCCATCTTTGAACCCTCACTATCAGTTGGAACCGAGAATGACACTTTCACTGTTCTCAATCTGGCTGTAGCA gctgcacccCACCTCTACCCAAACGTATTTATTCAAGGAGTACTCAATTCACTTATCAAAAAGTCAAAATCTTCTATGTTTCAAAAGAGAACTTTGAAAGAACTATTGTGGGGCTATAAGGATCCATTCTTGAGTTTGGTTCCATACCCTATTCCCACTACAGTTGGTGTGTTTTATCCT TACAACAATACTGCAGATGGAGTTTATAAAGTTTTCAGCGGAAAGGACGACATAAGCAAAGTTGCCATAATCGACACATATAAAGGCAAAAA gAATCTCTCCTATTGGCCAAGTTATTGTGACATGATTAATGGTACAG ACGCAGCATCATTTCCACCTTTCATTGAGAAGACCCAGGTATTGCAGTTCTTCTCCTCTGACATTTGCAG GTCAATCTATGCTGTGTTTGGAGCCGAAATTAATCTGAAAGGAATACCTGTGTATAGATTTAGTCTTCCATCCTTGGCTTTCGCATCTCCAGTTCTAAATCCAGACAATCACTGTTTCTGCACAGAAAAAATTATCTCCAAAAATTGTACTTCATATGGTGTGCTAGATATTGGCAAATGCAAAGACG GAAAACCTGTGTATATTTCACTTCCTCATTTTCTATATGCAAGTCCTGATATTTCACAACCTATTGAAGGCTTAAGTCCAAATGAAGAAGAACACAGCACGTACTTAGATGTTGAACCT ATAACTGGATTTACCTTACGATTTGCAAAACGGCTGCAGATCAACATATTGGTCAAGCCAGCAAGAAAAATTGA AGCATTAAAGGGTCTGAAGCAGAACTATTTTGTGCCTATTCTTTGGCTTAATGAg ACTGGTACCATTGGTGATGAGAAGGCAGAAATGTTCAGAAATCAAGTGACTGGAAAAATAAACCTCCTTGGCCTGGTAGAAATTACCTTACTCAGTGTTGGTGtggtgatgtttattttttttatgatttcataCTGTGCATGCAGATCAAAGAGAGTAAATTAA